One Temnothorax longispinosus isolate EJ_2023e chromosome 8, Tlon_JGU_v1, whole genome shotgun sequence genomic region harbors:
- the LOC139817985 gene encoding saccharopine dehydrogenase-like oxidoreductase isoform X3: MTEQARILISCCGPFRFYGEPVIKACIATRTHYVDVTGEEQFMEKMQLEYNEAAKEAGIYVVSACGFDCVPTDLGIIFTQEKFGGEVNDVEVYMSIWSTATDNKHTYLNYGTWESAIYSLAHAHELRELREKLYPTKLPEFTPKLKPRGLVHRSDVSEGWSVRFPSADRPLALRTQRFLYDKYKERPAQVQVYATLKSFIALLMLSITGMILLIMTRMACGRNLLLKYPSLFSFGFISHENPNMETLKSTHFSVTFKARGWTEKLAEPTDKHTNPPNKEVITKVTGDSPAYEGTSIIAILSAITILNESDKIPDNGGVLTPGAAFGKTSLIEQMNKHNIKFEVISSTEK, from the exons ATGACGGAGCAAGCAAGAATACTCATCAGCTGTTGCGGTCCATTCAGATTTTATGGAGAACCAGTTATCAAAGCGTGCATTGCTACTCGTACTCATTACGTTGATGTCACTGGTGAAGAACAG ttcATGGAGAAAATGCAATTGGAATATAACGAGGCAGCTAAAGAAGCTGGAATTTACGTAGTGAGCGCTTGCGGCTTTGACTGTGTCCCTACCGATTTGGGAATCATTTTCACGCAAGAGAAATTTGGAGGAGAAGTCAATGATGTTGAAGTATACATGTCGATATGGTCAACCGCCACCGATAACAAACATACGTATCTGAATTATGGAACTTGGGAATCTGCGATATATAGTCTGGCTCATGCACACGAACTACGGGAATTACGCGAAAAATTGTATCCTACCAAATTGCCCGAATTTACACCAAAATTAAAACCAAG AGGTCTAGTTCACCGAAGTGATGTCTCTGAAGGATGGTCTGTACGGTTTCCAAGTGCCGATCGTCCACTAGCTCTTCGTACACAGCGATTCCTGTATGACAAGTACAAAGAGAGGCCTGCGCAAGTTCAAGTTTATGCCACGTTGAA GTCTTTCATTGCGCTCCTGATGTTGTCTATTACCGGTATGATTTTGTTAATCATGACTCGCATGGCATGCGGTCGTAATTTACTTCTAAAA TATCCCTCTTTATTTTCATTCGGTTTTATCAGCCACGAGAATCCGAATATGGAAACTTTGAAATCGACACACTTTTCTGTAACGTTCAAAGCCCGTGGATGGACTGAAAAATTAGCGGAACCTACTGATAAACACACAAATCCACCTAATAAGGAAGTAATCACCAAAGTCACCGGTGATTCTCCCGCATATGAAGGGACTAGCATCATAGCGATCTTATCGGCAATTACAATCCTTAACGAAAGTGACAAAATACCTGACAA TGGAGGAGTGCTCACTCCCGGTGCTGCATTTGGTAAAACGTCTCTGATCGAGCAAATGAATAAAcacaatattaaattcgaGGTGATATCATCTaccgaaaaataa
- the LOC139817985 gene encoding saccharopine dehydrogenase-like oxidoreductase isoform X2: MANNRLDIIIFGATGFTGKHVVKNATHMCKEQKMKFGIAGRRKEALDAVVKEFASDIDVPIILADIKDEESLKKMTEQARILISCCGPFRFYGEPVIKACIATRTHYVDVTGEEQFMEKMQLEYNEAAKEAGIYVVSACGFDCVPTDLGIIFTQEKFGGEVNDVEVYMSIWSTATDNKHTYLNYGTWESAIYSLAHAHELRELREKLYPTKLPEFTPKLKPRGLVHRSDVSEGWSVRFPSADRPLALRTQRFLYDKYKERPAQVQVYATLKSFIALLMLSITGMILLIMTRMACGRNLLLKYPSLFSFGFISHENPNMETLKSTHFSVTFKARGWTEKLAEPTDKHTNPPNKEVITKVTGDSPAYEGTSIIAILSAITILNESDKIPDNGGVLTPGAAFGKTSLIEQMNKHNIKFEVISSTEK; the protein is encoded by the exons ATGGCGAATAATCgtttagatataataatatttggtgCTACTGGATTCACTGGAAAACATGTAGTGAAAAATGCGACACATATGTGCAAGGAGCAGAAAATGAAGTTTGGCATTGCTGGTCGTAGGAAGGAAGCTTTAGACGCGGTTGTTAAGGAATTTGCCTCAGATATTG ATGTACCTATAATTCTGGCTGACATAAAAGATGAGGAGTCTCTCAAGAAAATGACGGAGCAAGCAAGAATACTCATCAGCTGTTGCGGTCCATTCAGATTTTATGGAGAACCAGTTATCAAAGCGTGCATTGCTACTCGTACTCATTACGTTGATGTCACTGGTGAAGAACAG ttcATGGAGAAAATGCAATTGGAATATAACGAGGCAGCTAAAGAAGCTGGAATTTACGTAGTGAGCGCTTGCGGCTTTGACTGTGTCCCTACCGATTTGGGAATCATTTTCACGCAAGAGAAATTTGGAGGAGAAGTCAATGATGTTGAAGTATACATGTCGATATGGTCAACCGCCACCGATAACAAACATACGTATCTGAATTATGGAACTTGGGAATCTGCGATATATAGTCTGGCTCATGCACACGAACTACGGGAATTACGCGAAAAATTGTATCCTACCAAATTGCCCGAATTTACACCAAAATTAAAACCAAG AGGTCTAGTTCACCGAAGTGATGTCTCTGAAGGATGGTCTGTACGGTTTCCAAGTGCCGATCGTCCACTAGCTCTTCGTACACAGCGATTCCTGTATGACAAGTACAAAGAGAGGCCTGCGCAAGTTCAAGTTTATGCCACGTTGAA GTCTTTCATTGCGCTCCTGATGTTGTCTATTACCGGTATGATTTTGTTAATCATGACTCGCATGGCATGCGGTCGTAATTTACTTCTAAAA TATCCCTCTTTATTTTCATTCGGTTTTATCAGCCACGAGAATCCGAATATGGAAACTTTGAAATCGACACACTTTTCTGTAACGTTCAAAGCCCGTGGATGGACTGAAAAATTAGCGGAACCTACTGATAAACACACAAATCCACCTAATAAGGAAGTAATCACCAAAGTCACCGGTGATTCTCCCGCATATGAAGGGACTAGCATCATAGCGATCTTATCGGCAATTACAATCCTTAACGAAAGTGACAAAATACCTGACAA TGGAGGAGTGCTCACTCCCGGTGCTGCATTTGGTAAAACGTCTCTGATCGAGCAAATGAATAAAcacaatattaaattcgaGGTGATATCATCTaccgaaaaataa
- the LOC139817985 gene encoding saccharopine dehydrogenase-like oxidoreductase isoform X1 yields the protein MANNRLDIIIFGATGFTGKHVVKNATHMCKEQKMKFGIAGRRKEALDAVVKEFASDIEDVPIILADIKDEESLKKMTEQARILISCCGPFRFYGEPVIKACIATRTHYVDVTGEEQFMEKMQLEYNEAAKEAGIYVVSACGFDCVPTDLGIIFTQEKFGGEVNDVEVYMSIWSTATDNKHTYLNYGTWESAIYSLAHAHELRELREKLYPTKLPEFTPKLKPRGLVHRSDVSEGWSVRFPSADRPLALRTQRFLYDKYKERPAQVQVYATLKSFIALLMLSITGMILLIMTRMACGRNLLLKYPSLFSFGFISHENPNMETLKSTHFSVTFKARGWTEKLAEPTDKHTNPPNKEVITKVTGDSPAYEGTSIIAILSAITILNESDKIPDNGGVLTPGAAFGKTSLIEQMNKHNIKFEVISSTEK from the exons ATGGCGAATAATCgtttagatataataatatttggtgCTACTGGATTCACTGGAAAACATGTAGTGAAAAATGCGACACATATGTGCAAGGAGCAGAAAATGAAGTTTGGCATTGCTGGTCGTAGGAAGGAAGCTTTAGACGCGGTTGTTAAGGAATTTGCCTCAGATATTG AAGATGTACCTATAATTCTGGCTGACATAAAAGATGAGGAGTCTCTCAAGAAAATGACGGAGCAAGCAAGAATACTCATCAGCTGTTGCGGTCCATTCAGATTTTATGGAGAACCAGTTATCAAAGCGTGCATTGCTACTCGTACTCATTACGTTGATGTCACTGGTGAAGAACAG ttcATGGAGAAAATGCAATTGGAATATAACGAGGCAGCTAAAGAAGCTGGAATTTACGTAGTGAGCGCTTGCGGCTTTGACTGTGTCCCTACCGATTTGGGAATCATTTTCACGCAAGAGAAATTTGGAGGAGAAGTCAATGATGTTGAAGTATACATGTCGATATGGTCAACCGCCACCGATAACAAACATACGTATCTGAATTATGGAACTTGGGAATCTGCGATATATAGTCTGGCTCATGCACACGAACTACGGGAATTACGCGAAAAATTGTATCCTACCAAATTGCCCGAATTTACACCAAAATTAAAACCAAG AGGTCTAGTTCACCGAAGTGATGTCTCTGAAGGATGGTCTGTACGGTTTCCAAGTGCCGATCGTCCACTAGCTCTTCGTACACAGCGATTCCTGTATGACAAGTACAAAGAGAGGCCTGCGCAAGTTCAAGTTTATGCCACGTTGAA GTCTTTCATTGCGCTCCTGATGTTGTCTATTACCGGTATGATTTTGTTAATCATGACTCGCATGGCATGCGGTCGTAATTTACTTCTAAAA TATCCCTCTTTATTTTCATTCGGTTTTATCAGCCACGAGAATCCGAATATGGAAACTTTGAAATCGACACACTTTTCTGTAACGTTCAAAGCCCGTGGATGGACTGAAAAATTAGCGGAACCTACTGATAAACACACAAATCCACCTAATAAGGAAGTAATCACCAAAGTCACCGGTGATTCTCCCGCATATGAAGGGACTAGCATCATAGCGATCTTATCGGCAATTACAATCCTTAACGAAAGTGACAAAATACCTGACAA TGGAGGAGTGCTCACTCCCGGTGCTGCATTTGGTAAAACGTCTCTGATCGAGCAAATGAATAAAcacaatattaaattcgaGGTGATATCATCTaccgaaaaataa
- the LOC139817983 gene encoding saccharopine dehydrogenase-like oxidoreductase: MANNRLDIIIFGATGFAGKHIVKKAAHICKEQKIKFGIAGRRKEALDAVLKEFASDIENVPIILADIKDEESLKKMTEQARILISCCGPFRFYGEPVIKACIATRTHYVDITGEEEFMEKMQLEYNEAAKEAGIYVVSACGFDCVPIDLGIIFTQQQFGGEVNDVEVYMSISSTATDNKNSYLNYGTWETAIYSLAHAYEQRELHEKLYPTKLPEFTPKLKPRGLGLVHRSDVSEGWSVRFPSADRPLALRTQRFLYDKYKERPAQVEVYATFKSFIAILMLSITGMFLSIMTRMACGRNTLLKYPSFFSFGFISHENPNMETLKLTHFSITFKARGWTEKLATPTDKHTNPPNKEVITKVTGDSPSYGGTSIMVILSAITILNESDKIPDNGGVLTPGAAFGKTSLIEQMNKHNINFEVISSIVK; this comes from the exons TGGTCGTAGGAAGGAAGCTTTAGACGCGGTTCTTAAGGAATTTGCCTCAGATATTG AGAATGTACCTATTATTCTGGCTGACATAAAAGATGAGGAGTCTCTCAAGAAAATGACGGAGCAAGCAAGAATACTCATCAGCTGTTGCGGTCCATTCAGATTTTATGGAGAACCAGTTATCAAAGCGTGCATTGCTACTCGTACTCATTACGTTGATATCACTGGTGAAGAAGAG tTCATGGAGAAAATGCAATTGGAATATAACGAGGCAGCTAAAGAAGCTGGAATTTACGTAGTGAGCGCTTGCGGCTTTGACTGTGTCCCTATCGATTTGGGAATCATTTTCACACAACAGCAATTTGGAGGAGAAGTCAATGATGTTGAAGTATACATGTCGATATCGTCAACCGCCACTGATAACAAAAATTCGTATCTGAATTATGGAACTTGGGAAACTGCGATATATAGTCTGGCTCATGCATACGAACAACGGGAATTACACGAAAAATTGTATCCTACCAAATTGCCCGAATTTACACCAAAATTAAAACCAAG AGGTCTAGGTCTAGTTCACCGAAGTGATGTCTCTGAAGGATGGTCTGTACGGTTTCCAAGTGCCGATCGTCCACTAGCTCTTCGTACACAGCGATTCTTGTACGATAAGTACAAAGAGAGGCCTGCGCAAGTTGAAGTCTATGCCACGTTTAA GTCTTTCATTGCGATCCTGATGTTGTCTATTACCGGTATGTTTTTGTCAATCATGACTCGCATGGCATGCGGTCGTAATACACTTTTAAAA tatccctcttttttttcattcggTTTTATCAGCCACGAGAATCCGAATATGGAAACATTGAAATTGACACACTTTTCTATAACGTTCAAAGCCCGTGGATGGACTGAAAAATTGGCGACACCTACTGATAAACACACAAATCCACCTAATAAGGAAGTAATCACCAAAGTCACCGGTGATTCTCCCTCATATGGAGGGACTAGCATCATGGTGATCCTATCGGCGATTACAATCCTTAATGAAAGTGACAAAATACCTGACAA CGGAGGAGTGCTCACTCCTGGTGCTGCATTTGGTAAGACATCTTTGATCGAGCAAATgaataaacataatattaatttcgagGTGATATCATCTATCGTGAAATAG